Proteins encoded by one window of Gavia stellata isolate bGavSte3 unplaced genomic scaffold, bGavSte3.hap2 HAP2_SCAFFOLD_857, whole genome shotgun sequence:
- the LOC132321204 gene encoding LOW QUALITY PROTEIN: RNA-binding protein FUS-like (The sequence of the model RefSeq protein was modified relative to this genomic sequence to represent the inferred CDS: deleted 1 base in 1 codon), translated as MLRRGAHTLAYITCLPAQLTVFWGRFLPTDYSQTATQSYGAYPTPPGQGYSQQGSQPYGQQSYSGYSQSTDTSAYGQNSYSSSYGQTQSTGYSTQSTPPAYGSTGGYGSGQSSQTSYGQPSSYPSYSQPPAASSSTGSGSQSSSYGQPPSGGYNQQSSYSGQQQSYSQQSSYNPPQSYSQQSQYNSGGSSGSNSYGQEQSSMSGGGGGGYQEQSGYGGGQQERSRGRGGYGRGGYDAGGRGSRGGRGGNLGGGERGGFNKFGGPRDQGPRHDPGEQDNSDNNTIFVQGLGENVTIESVADYFKQIGIIKTNKKTGQPMINLYTDRETGKLKGEATVSFDDPPSAKAAIDWFDGKEFSGNPIKVSFATRRADFQPRRWGAAEAPLRRGGGPMGRGGFGGGNSGSGGGNRGGFPSGGGGQQRAGDWKCPNPRAENMNFSWRNECNQCKAPKPDGPGAPHMGGGGGFGEERRGGRGGFDRGGYRGGRGGDRGGFRGGRGGDRGGFGPGKMDSRGDHRQDRRERPY; from the exons ATGTTGCGGCGGGGAGCTC ATACGCTTGCGTACATAACGTGTTTACCTGCACAACTAACGGTCTTTTGGGGGCGTTTTCTTCCCACAGACTACAGCCAGACAGCGACGCAGAG CTACGGGGCGTACCCCACCCCGCCAGGGCAGGGCTACTCGCAGCAGGGCAGCCAGCCCTACGGCCAGCAGAGCTACAGCGGCTACAGCCAGTCGACCGACACCTCCGCCTATGGCCAGAACAGCTACAGTTCCTCCTACGGCCAGACCCAGAGCA CGG GCTACAGCACCCAGTCGACCCCCCCAGCCTACGGCAGCACCGGCGGCTACGGCAGCGGGCAGAGCTCACAGACCTCCTACGGGCAACCCTCCTCCTACCCCAGCTACTCCCAGCCGCCGGCGGCCAGCTCCTCCACCGGCAG CGGGTCGCAGAGCTCCAGCTACGGCCAGCCCCCCAGCGGCGGTTATAACCAACAGTCCAGCTACAgcgggcagcagcagagctacaGCCAGCAGTCCTCCTACAACCCACCCCAGAGCTACAGCCAGCAGAGCCAGTACAacagcggcggcagcagcggaT CCAACAGCTACGGGCAGGAACAGTCGTCCATgagcggcggcggtggcggcggtTACCAGGAGCAGAGCGGCTACGGGGGCGGGCAGCAGGAGCGGAGCCGCGGCCGGGGCGGCTATGGCCGAGGTGGCTACGAC GCGGGGGGCCGCgggagccggggcggccgcggagGCAACCTCGG CGGTGGTGAGCGTGGTGGCTTCAATAAATTTGGTG GACCCCGGGACCAAGGGCCGCGGCATGATCCTG GTGAGCAGGATAACTCGGACAACAACACCATCTTCGTGCAGGGACTGGGCGAGAACGTCACCATCGAGTCGGTGGCCGACTACTTCAAGCAGATCGGCATCATTAAG ACCAACAAGAAGACTGGGCAGCCCATGATCAACCTCTACACGGACCGGGAGACGGGCAAGCTGAAGGGGGAGGCCACCGTCTCCTTCGACGACCCCCCTTCCGCCAAAGCCGCCATCGACTGGTTCGACG GCAAAGAGTTTTCCGGCAACCCCATCAAGGTGTCCTTCGCCACCCGCCGCGCCGACTTTCAACCGCGGCGGTGGGGGGCGGCCGAGGCGCCGCTGCGGCGCGGGGGAG gcccCATGGGGCGCGGCGGCTTCGGCGGCGGCAACAGCGGCTCTGGCGGCGGCAACCGGGGCGGCTTCcccagcggcggcgggggccagCAGCGTGCCGGCGACTGGAAGTGCCCCAACC CGCGTGCAGAGAACATGAACTTCTCGTGGCGCAACGAGTGCAACCAGTGCAAGGCCCCCAAGCCCGACGGGCCCGGCGCGCCCCACATGG gcggcggcggcgggttCGGTGAGGAGCGACGCGGAGGGCGCGGAGGCTTCGATCGCGGCGGCTACAGGGGTGGCCGGGGTGGAGACCGGGGCGGCTTCCGCGGGGGGAGAGGCGGCGACCGAGGCGGCTTTGGGCCGGGGAAGATGGATTCCAG GGGCGACCACCGGCAGGACCGCCGCGAGAGGCCCTACTga